From Candidatus Doudnabacteria bacterium, a single genomic window includes:
- the lepB gene encoding signal peptidase I translates to MDAPEDQSGHEAGTRTETSGKHKNSSFGGFVSGLLLVWDFLKIIILAIIIIVPIRYFIFQPFIVSGSSMEPNFSNGQYLIIDELTYHFSSPQRGQVIVLHYPKDPKQFFIKRIIGLPGEKVEIDNGKVTIFNAQHPNGVTSDEPYLPNQQLSYAHDMTIVGGKKILTLGSDEYFMMGDNRLASDDSRDWGPLKRSLMVGRVLIRVLPLNEWDFYNKLPSYSF, encoded by the coding sequence ATGGATGCACCAGAAGATCAATCCGGCCACGAGGCCGGGACCCGCACTGAAACCTCGGGTAAACATAAAAATAGTTCTTTCGGCGGCTTTGTTTCGGGTTTGCTGTTGGTTTGGGATTTTTTGAAGATCATAATACTGGCAATTATAATTATCGTTCCGATCCGATATTTTATATTCCAGCCGTTCATCGTCTCCGGCTCATCCATGGAACCGAATTTTTCCAACGGACAATATCTGATCATTGACGAGCTGACGTATCATTTCAGTTCTCCTCAGCGCGGGCAAGTGATCGTGCTGCACTACCCGAAAGATCCCAAACAGTTTTTTATCAAGCGAATAATCGGCCTGCCCGGCGAGAAAGTGGAAATTGACAACGGCAAGGTTACGATTTTTAACGCGCAGCACCCGAATGGTGTTACATCCGATGAACCTTATCTGCCAAATCAGCAGTTAAGCTACGCGCATGACATGACGATCGTCGGCGGCAAAAAAATCCTGACTTTGGGAAGCGACGAATACTTTATGATGGGGGATAACCGCCTGGCTTCCGACGATTCGCGGGATTGGGGGCCGCTGAAACGGTCTCTCATGGTCGGAAGGGTGCTGATCAGGGTTCTGCCGCTGAATGAATGGGATTTTTATAATAAGCTGCCCAGTTATAGTTTTTAA